Proteins encoded by one window of Methanobacterium formicicum:
- a CDS encoding cation diffusion facilitator family transporter: MKSDKKILGYDRFLMMALLKEGPLTLEELDDKTILFLSLIWYQQVPEKGEPLMERLFFTLSHLRSELEDERKDKRIGKTEEECEKLIESGWVALVDHHYSLTEEGKKEAQKFVDRMEKKASLVRKDFFKPDAAARNTTVLDAFLAVMKLGSGLVSGSVGLTADGTDATMDTVSAFMVWLGIKYHRETLSTLLVIFGLFFASVSIGYDSVTHLISAFYGTLTPMGMPYLVIAVEGIAILAAVFLFYYQRYVGKVNSNLTLISQSVDSKNHIFIGLSVIAGAVFTMQGIYFVDALIALFISVGIFKDAVDLLREAISARKGEEEDYSQYRLPMEECWEENKLRAFQNWILYILWTGDRKTRDEIIESLQDAFNPNNYIPVLSELDATCSDVHDFDGDWDNMTRPLVELELLVLEDEYFRLTENGSQYLQDFVSNFDYYDVHVSDTILLAMAEDELHHPEGQN, from the coding sequence ATGAAATCTGATAAAAAAATACTGGGATACGATCGGTTCCTGATGATGGCCCTCCTCAAGGAAGGTCCCCTCACACTGGAGGAACTGGATGACAAGACTATCCTCTTTTTATCCCTAATCTGGTACCAGCAGGTGCCGGAAAAAGGGGAACCACTAATGGAAAGACTTTTCTTCACCCTGTCTCATCTGCGTTCTGAACTGGAAGATGAACGAAAGGATAAAAGAATTGGTAAAACTGAAGAAGAGTGTGAAAAACTTATTGAAAGTGGATGGGTCGCCCTGGTTGATCATCATTACTCCCTGACTGAAGAAGGAAAGAAGGAAGCCCAGAAATTTGTGGACCGCATGGAGAAGAAGGCTTCCCTGGTACGGAAGGACTTCTTCAAACCGGATGCAGCTGCCCGTAACACCACAGTACTGGATGCTTTCCTGGCCGTGATGAAGTTAGGGTCTGGTCTGGTCAGTGGTAGCGTGGGGCTGACTGCCGATGGTACTGATGCCACCATGGACACTGTTTCCGCCTTCATGGTCTGGCTGGGAATCAAATACCACCGGGAAACCCTCTCCACCCTCCTGGTAATATTCGGATTATTCTTTGCCTCGGTCAGTATTGGTTATGACTCAGTCACTCATCTTATAAGCGCATTCTACGGTACACTAACTCCAATGGGTATGCCCTACCTGGTGATAGCGGTGGAAGGAATTGCCATCCTGGCCGCAGTATTCCTATTCTACTACCAGCGCTACGTGGGAAAGGTGAATTCCAACCTGACCCTTATTTCCCAATCTGTGGATTCTAAAAACCACATATTTATCGGCCTGTCAGTTATTGCCGGTGCAGTGTTCACCATGCAGGGAATTTACTTCGTAGATGCCCTGATCGCACTGTTCATCTCGGTGGGTATATTCAAAGACGCGGTGGACCTACTCCGGGAAGCTATATCGGCCAGGAAAGGGGAAGAAGAGGATTATTCTCAGTACCGACTGCCCATGGAGGAGTGCTGGGAGGAGAACAAGCTCCGGGCCTTCCAGAACTGGATACTTTACATACTGTGGACTGGTGACCGTAAAACTCGGGATGAAATCATTGAATCATTGCAGGATGCTTTCAACCCCAATAATTACATCCCTGTACTTTCCGAGCTTGATGCCACCTGTTCCGATGTCCATGACTTTGATGGTGACTGGGATAACATGACCCGGCCCCTGGTGGAACTGGAGTTACTGGTACTGGAAGATGAGTACTTCCGCCTGACTGAAAATGGTAGCCAGTACCTGCAGGACTTTGTGAGTAACTTTGACTACTACGATGTCCATGTCTCCGACACCATACTCCTGGCCATGGCTGAAGATGAACTGCATCACCCTGAAGGTCAAAACTAG
- a CDS encoding ion channel has protein sequence MKNINLNRFMGSREVKKITDAVIIGLTLLDVILLTGIIFVQVNSETYQLIVLFDLIVVFILASQFVHRLYQADDRVKYLKNNWFDIIGMVPEILLAGYSGIFRYFRLIKILSLLRRNIVGLFDYIERADLEYGVITLIFVIISGAILFYFFEYGVNPSVNSLDDALWYILITITTVGYGDIYPHTVGGRFATLIIIIGGLAFVSYAAFKITGLFFEQTEDKETVMEKRLESLDKKIDRLQEEMNELKKLLEAKNK, from the coding sequence ATGAAAAATATAAATTTAAACCGGTTCATGGGAAGCCGGGAAGTAAAAAAGATTACTGATGCGGTGATAATTGGGTTAACTCTTCTGGATGTTATCCTGTTAACTGGTATAATCTTTGTACAGGTGAACTCGGAAACTTACCAGCTTATTGTTCTATTTGACTTAATTGTGGTATTTATTTTAGCCTCCCAGTTTGTGCACCGGCTTTACCAGGCTGATGACCGGGTCAAGTACCTGAAGAACAACTGGTTCGATATAATTGGTATGGTGCCTGAAATTCTCCTGGCGGGATATTCCGGAATATTCAGATATTTCCGCCTGATCAAAATACTATCCCTTTTGCGAAGGAATATTGTGGGCCTCTTTGATTACATTGAACGGGCTGACTTGGAGTACGGTGTTATAACCCTAATATTCGTCATAATCTCCGGGGCAATACTGTTCTACTTCTTTGAATACGGAGTGAACCCCAGTGTAAACAGTCTGGATGATGCCCTATGGTACATACTGATAACCATCACCACTGTGGGTTACGGTGATATCTATCCCCACACTGTCGGTGGGAGATTTGCCACTTTAATCATAATTATTGGTGGCCTGGCCTTCGTGAGCTATGCTGCTTTTAAAATAACTGGATTGTTCTTTGAACAAACCGAAGATAAGGAAACGGTAATGGAAAAGAGATTGGAATCTCTAGATAAAAAGATAGACAGACTCCAGGAAGAAATGAATGAGCTTAAAAAGCTCCTGGAAGCCAAAAATAAATAA
- a CDS encoding tetratricopeptide repeat protein: protein MFNGSNETSFTKKSFKLFREGKLQEALELYDEILKIEPNNAEAWHGKGGVLVALGNNRAALEAYDKSLEIEPKAAGTWYNKGITLMELDMFHEALESYDKALEINPDDSDIWYVKGNTFGVLCQYNDALKCYEIALEINPNCISAWTNMGHAFKDSGKYQKALQSFNKALELDPNNVEAWYNKGRVLEDIGKDQEALKCFNKALELDPDFELNYTYFNGL, encoded by the coding sequence TTGTTCAATGGATCTAATGAAACCTCATTCACTAAAAAATCTTTTAAACTTTTTAGGGAAGGTAAATTACAAGAAGCATTAGAACTCTATGATGAAATTTTGAAAATAGAACCAAATAATGCTGAAGCATGGCATGGTAAAGGGGGAGTTTTAGTAGCACTGGGGAATAATAGGGCGGCACTAGAAGCTTACGATAAATCACTGGAAATAGAACCAAAAGCTGCTGGAACGTGGTACAATAAAGGAATTACGTTAATGGAACTTGACATGTTTCATGAAGCGTTAGAATCTTATGATAAAGCATTAGAAATAAATCCAGATGATTCTGACATTTGGTACGTTAAAGGTAATACTTTTGGAGTTCTCTGTCAATATAATGATGCATTAAAATGCTATGAAATAGCATTAGAAATTAATCCAAATTGTATTTCTGCATGGACGAATATGGGACATGCATTTAAAGATAGTGGTAAGTACCAAAAAGCATTACAAAGCTTTAACAAAGCTTTAGAATTAGATCCTAATAATGTTGAAGCATGGTACAACAAGGGTAGAGTCTTAGAAGATATTGGTAAAGATCAAGAAGCTTTAAAATGTTTTAATAAAGCTTTAGAATTAGATCCTGATTTTGAACTAAATTATACATATTTTAATGGTTTATAA
- a CDS encoding ABC transporter permease, producing the protein MAELEGIYTIWLRENKKFLRYRSRIVTSVVTPLLWLLIFGTGLGSAMRFGNIAGGYQAFIYPGIIAQTILFTSVFSGLSVIQDRQFGFLKEILVAPISRPAIVMGKAIGISTTALIQGVILLLLSFVVSVPMDVSILLGSILVIIIISLGLSGLGLLIASFTDSMEGFNLIMSFIVMPIFLLSGALFPITGLPSWLQVAVYANPLTYGVDALRGIILHQSVLPVYLDVIIIAVFALVMILISSLIFSKKEQSLM; encoded by the coding sequence ATGGCGGAACTGGAGGGAATCTACACCATCTGGCTCAGGGAAAACAAGAAATTCCTGCGCTACCGTTCACGTATTGTTACCTCGGTGGTAACTCCCCTGTTATGGCTCTTGATATTCGGAACCGGCCTGGGATCAGCCATGCGATTCGGGAACATAGCCGGTGGTTACCAGGCCTTCATCTACCCGGGAATCATTGCCCAGACCATCCTCTTCACCTCAGTGTTCTCCGGGCTTTCGGTGATACAGGACCGGCAGTTTGGATTCTTAAAGGAGATACTGGTGGCACCCATCTCCCGTCCAGCCATTGTCATGGGAAAGGCCATTGGAATCAGTACCACGGCCCTTATCCAGGGTGTTATACTACTGCTCTTATCCTTCGTGGTCAGTGTCCCCATGGATGTGTCCATTCTCCTGGGATCAATCCTGGTTATAATCATCATATCCCTGGGACTCTCTGGGCTGGGACTTCTGATTGCATCCTTCACCGACAGTATGGAGGGTTTCAACCTCATAATGAGCTTCATTGTAATGCCCATATTCCTCCTCAGTGGAGCACTGTTCCCTATAACCGGACTTCCCAGCTGGTTACAGGTAGCAGTCTACGCCAACCCCCTGACCTACGGGGTGGATGCCCTGAGGGGTATAATTCTGCACCAGTCAGTGCTGCCGGTATATCTGGATGTCATCATAATCGCGGTATTTGCCTTAGTGATGATCCTGATATCCTCGTTGATATTCAGCAAAAAAGAGCAGAGTTTGATGTAA
- a CDS encoding ATP-binding cassette domain-containing protein has product MEYIIETQDISKKYDDFTAVNGVNLKVPKNSVYGVLGPNGAGKTTLISMLCTILHPTSGTATVNGYDVKKQPKEVRESIGIVFQSRALDDMLTGREHLEMHASLYGVPKDVRQTRIDEILDLIALGKKADEFVKTYSGGMKRRLEIGRGLIHHPKVLFLDEPTLGLDPQTRESIWEYIKELNQHQDVSVLMTTHYMEEADRLCDEISIINQGQIITSDSPRNLKRELKADTITMQVDKLEEFTRLVEKLDFVKETYVMDSEIKLLVERGENLVAELVNFANKHEIFVYSIELEHPNLEDVFLKYTGRTIQEEG; this is encoded by the coding sequence ATGGAATACATTATCGAGACCCAGGACATATCCAAAAAATATGATGATTTCACGGCAGTCAACGGTGTGAATCTTAAAGTACCTAAAAACAGTGTTTATGGAGTATTAGGGCCTAATGGGGCGGGGAAAACCACATTGATATCAATGTTGTGCACTATTCTCCATCCCACCAGTGGAACAGCCACCGTCAATGGGTACGATGTCAAGAAACAGCCCAAAGAGGTTCGGGAATCCATTGGAATTGTTTTCCAATCCAGGGCACTGGATGACATGCTCACTGGCCGTGAACACCTGGAAATGCATGCTTCACTCTACGGTGTGCCCAAAGACGTCCGTCAGACGCGTATCGATGAGATACTGGATCTCATTGCCCTGGGTAAAAAGGCCGACGAATTCGTTAAAACCTACTCTGGGGGTATGAAACGCCGCCTGGAAATAGGTCGGGGACTTATACACCATCCTAAAGTGCTTTTTTTAGATGAACCAACCTTGGGACTGGACCCCCAGACCAGGGAGAGTATATGGGAATATATCAAGGAATTAAACCAGCACCAGGATGTCTCAGTGCTGATGACCACCCATTACATGGAAGAAGCAGACCGGTTGTGTGATGAGATATCAATCATCAACCAGGGACAGATCATAACCTCTGATTCGCCCCGCAACCTGAAACGGGAGCTTAAGGCGGATACCATCACCATGCAGGTGGACAAACTGGAAGAATTCACCAGGCTGGTGGAAAAACTGGACTTTGTAAAGGAAACCTATGTTATGGATTCGGAGATCAAGCTCCTGGTGGAGAGGGGGGAAAACCTGGTGGCAGAGCTGGTGAACTTCGCCAATAAACATGAGATCTTCGTTTACTCCATAGAACTGGAACACCCCAACCTGGAGGACGTGTTCCTGAAATACACGGGTAGAACCATCCAGGAGGAGGGATGA
- a CDS encoding MBL fold metallo-hydrolase produces the protein MKLIKSEGIAHHSYFIEASGRAIVVDPRRDVDIYLKMAETAGLDITHIFETHRNEDYVIGSLELAQATGAEIFHGKDLEFAYGTPVSEGNTFKFGNAELEILETPGHTPESISLVLRDKNVSDDAQMVFAGDLIFAGETGRIDLLGEDKKREMAGLLYDSIFHKIMPLGDETILCPAHGAGSVCGADIREQDYTTLGYEKNTNLQLQCTSRDEFIQMKVAEELYTPPYFRKMEFFNQNGAPLLGRLPYLRALTPKILKKMKNNGAQIVDVRKPTSFGGDTYLAV, from the coding sequence GTGAAACTGATAAAATCAGAGGGGATAGCCCACCATTCTTATTTTATTGAGGCCAGTGGCCGGGCTATAGTGGTTGATCCACGGCGTGATGTGGATATCTACCTTAAAATGGCAGAAACAGCGGGATTGGACATAACCCATATTTTTGAAACTCATCGCAACGAAGATTACGTTATCGGCTCCCTGGAACTGGCCCAGGCCACCGGGGCGGAGATATTCCACGGGAAAGATCTGGAATTTGCCTACGGAACCCCGGTAAGTGAAGGAAACACCTTCAAGTTTGGGAATGCTGAGCTAGAAATATTGGAAACACCCGGCCACACACCGGAAAGCATATCACTGGTTTTAAGGGATAAAAATGTGTCTGATGATGCCCAGATGGTGTTTGCCGGGGATTTGATCTTTGCCGGGGAAACTGGGCGTATCGATCTTTTAGGGGAAGATAAAAAGAGAGAAATGGCGGGTTTACTCTACGACAGTATCTTCCATAAGATCATGCCCCTGGGTGATGAGACCATTCTGTGCCCGGCACATGGGGCGGGTTCCGTCTGTGGGGCAGATATACGTGAACAGGATTACACCACCCTGGGTTATGAAAAAAATACCAATCTCCAGTTACAGTGCACCAGTAGGGATGAGTTCATTCAGATGAAAGTGGCGGAAGAACTTTACACCCCGCCCTACTTTAGGAAGATGGAATTTTTTAACCAGAATGGAGCTCCATTACTGGGTAGACTACCTTATCTTCGGGCTTTGACCCCTAAAATCCTGAAAAAAATGAAAAATAATGGTGCACAGATTGTGGATGTCCGTAAACCCACCAGCTTTGGTGGGGACACCTACCTGGCAGTTTAA
- a CDS encoding rhodanese-like domain-containing protein — MWRDGVPAFAGWFLNYQDPIILVDDQDHNWDEVRQALVRLGFDNIYGYLAGGFPNWYLHAEKIETLKLWSVQQLKENLKNDFFLLDGRMIDDRQEGYIEGSHHIYTGEVPVRISEIPRDHPVVVYCDSGFKSTLICSYLKGEGFTDLTSVLGSMTAWKQAGYPVVKD; from the coding sequence ATATGGCGTGATGGTGTTCCAGCCTTTGCTGGCTGGTTTTTGAATTACCAGGACCCCATTATCCTGGTGGATGATCAGGACCATAACTGGGATGAGGTTCGCCAGGCACTGGTTAGACTGGGTTTTGATAATATTTACGGTTATCTGGCTGGTGGTTTCCCTAACTGGTACCTCCATGCCGAGAAGATTGAAACTCTGAAGCTCTGGAGTGTGCAGCAGTTAAAAGAAAATTTAAAAAATGATTTTTTCCTTCTGGACGGGCGTATGATAGATGACCGGCAGGAAGGCTACATAGAAGGATCCCACCACATATACACTGGTGAGGTGCCCGTGAGGATATCAGAAATCCCCCGTGACCATCCAGTGGTGGTTTACTGTGACTCTGGATTTAAATCAACCCTGATATGCAGTTACCTTAAAGGAGAGGGTTTCACTGATCTGACCAGTGTCCTGGGCAGTATGACTGCCTGGAAACAGGCAGGTTACCCGGTAGTAAAGGATTAA
- a CDS encoding pyridoxamine 5'-phosphate oxidase family protein encodes MIPLDILKIPAMEKEEYDRFIAEEYVSRIAFKGDYPYIAPFLYVFNGKNIYFLSTQYGKKVELFRSNPQVAVEIENYSPDLSHYRFVTLQGKIDEVDQEEEKLQVREMFVDLIKNKDLSPNILAALGHSPEDPLESLIHSEKSVVWKLVEVKEIVALKNS; translated from the coding sequence GTGATACCTTTGGATATTTTGAAAATTCCGGCCATGGAAAAGGAAGAGTACGATAGATTTATCGCGGAGGAGTACGTGAGTAGAATTGCCTTTAAGGGAGATTATCCCTACATTGCCCCATTTTTGTATGTTTTTAATGGGAAAAATATCTACTTCCTCAGTACCCAGTACGGTAAAAAGGTGGAACTTTTCAGGAGCAACCCCCAGGTGGCAGTGGAGATTGAAAATTACAGTCCGGACCTTTCACACTATCGTTTCGTGACACTGCAGGGTAAGATAGATGAAGTTGACCAGGAGGAGGAGAAACTTCAGGTACGGGAGATGTTTGTGGATCTAATAAAAAACAAAGATCTCTCCCCAAATATATTGGCGGCCCTGGGTCATTCCCCCGAAGACCCCCTGGAATCATTAATCCATAGTGAAAAATCAGTGGTGTGGAAACTGGTGGAGGTAAAGGAGATAGTGGCCCTTAAAAATTCATGA
- a CDS encoding TspO/MBR family protein codes for MENFNLREVPRLIASILIVFFSGAVGSLATFPEITTWYAALAKPAWTPPNEWFGPIWTTLYILIGIALFLVWRQGWDRRDVRFAIGIFAVQLVLNILWSLVFFGLHSILGGFIVIFLLWIAILANMVAFYVLSKPAGLLLVPYIIWVSIASYLNYSVMLLN; via the coding sequence ATGGAAAATTTTAATTTAAGGGAAGTTCCTCGCTTAATTGCTTCTATATTGATAGTTTTCTTTTCCGGTGCAGTGGGGAGTCTGGCCACTTTCCCGGAGATAACCACCTGGTACGCTGCACTGGCCAAACCAGCCTGGACCCCACCTAATGAGTGGTTTGGACCAATATGGACTACTCTTTACATCTTAATTGGAATAGCACTTTTCCTGGTGTGGAGACAGGGATGGGATCGGCGTGATGTGCGGTTTGCCATAGGAATATTTGCCGTTCAGCTGGTACTGAACATCCTGTGGTCACTGGTGTTTTTCGGATTGCACTCCATATTAGGCGGATTCATAGTGATATTCTTACTGTGGATAGCCATACTGGCCAACATGGTCGCATTCTACGTTTTATCCAAACCAGCCGGACTCCTGTTAGTTCCTTACATAATCTGGGTTAGTATCGCATCCTACCTGAACTACAGTGTGATGTTATTGAACTAG
- a CDS encoding HEAT repeat domain-containing protein, which translates to MGKQDASPVFDYLETALEDPHHRVRNSVMSSLKVMGEKNPQPTLKFAKRFIHHPDPEVRKKVVHGIELRGRTHPEDILPLLEEFQDDAHPQVRKMLIHVLGQISYKEGCLEKVTSALKTWKNKELVEDTIPYILDVHKKYPFSALTPEEAEKYLKENFSQ; encoded by the coding sequence GTGGGGAAACAGGATGCCAGTCCTGTTTTTGATTACCTAGAAACTGCCCTGGAAGATCCCCACCACCGGGTTCGAAATTCAGTCATGAGCTCATTGAAGGTTATGGGTGAAAAAAACCCTCAACCTACCTTGAAGTTTGCAAAAAGATTCATACACCATCCTGATCCTGAAGTGCGTAAAAAGGTGGTTCATGGAATTGAACTGCGGGGTAGAACTCACCCTGAAGATATTTTACCTTTATTAGAAGAATTCCAAGATGATGCCCATCCCCAGGTGAGAAAGATGTTAATTCATGTCCTGGGACAGATAAGTTACAAGGAAGGATGTTTAGAAAAGGTGACTTCAGCCCTTAAAACCTGGAAAAACAAGGAATTAGTGGAAGATACTATCCCCTACATTTTGGATGTGCATAAAAAATACCCCTTCAGTGCTCTGACACCAGAAGAGGCTGAAAAATATTTAAAAGAAAATTTTAGTCAATAA
- a CDS encoding PAS domain S-box protein: MAKILLVEDEMVEAMSTAKSLQSMGYQVVAVASYGEEAIEKAHELKPDIILMDIILKGSMDGIDVARAISKLEIPVIYITAIPDDATINRALLSAPYGYLVKPLDDFKLKISIEVALYKKLMEDKLKQSQENYYQTIFENTGAANIIVEENKLISLVNTEFSSLTGYSKEETEGKMEWTQVFHQDDRERMEDYHRLRRINPNHAPRNYEAKLIGKDNSVKYVYLTVAMIPDTQKSMISVLDMTELQKSKRAIEESREKFKSIFENAAEAILLFDCEGNVVEVNNKFEEVFGFNKDEIIGKNFMTIVSLIEKEYEAAKSFFNGLLSGKELKQVQLVVRNKYGKEVIFRARPSIIKNKCGINGVLLIMEDITGLKMVETSLKNSLEEKEVLLREIHHRVKNNLQIISSLLSLQRIQVEDEETAAILWECQGRVRTMAMIHENLYQSKNMGNIHFGNYVNKLLEDIFNSYCVDKRSITLDTDIARGEMGIETAMPCGLIINELASNSIKHAFPQGTGNIKVELESDNGLYVLKVADNGIGLPENTDPKKSKKLGLLVVRTLVNQLNGEMEIDRTRGTQYTIKFQELFYEK, encoded by the coding sequence TTGGCAAAAATTCTTTTGGTGGAAGATGAAATGGTGGAGGCCATGAGCACCGCAAAAAGCCTCCAGTCCATGGGTTACCAGGTGGTGGCTGTAGCATCCTATGGTGAAGAAGCCATTGAAAAGGCCCATGAATTAAAACCAGATATTATTCTGATGGATATCATCTTGAAAGGCTCCATGGATGGGATAGATGTAGCCCGGGCTATTTCAAAACTGGAAATACCAGTTATATACATCACTGCCATTCCGGATGATGCCACCATAAACCGGGCCCTTCTCAGTGCACCCTACGGTTACTTAGTCAAACCCCTTGATGACTTTAAACTAAAAATATCCATAGAAGTAGCTCTTTATAAGAAGTTAATGGAAGATAAACTTAAACAATCCCAGGAAAATTATTACCAAACTATTTTTGAAAATACTGGTGCTGCCAACATAATTGTGGAAGAAAACAAGTTAATTTCCCTGGTAAATACGGAATTTTCTTCTTTAACTGGTTATTCCAAGGAAGAAACTGAGGGTAAGATGGAGTGGACCCAAGTTTTCCACCAGGATGACCGGGAAAGGATGGAAGACTATCACCGTCTGCGCCGGATTAACCCCAATCATGCCCCCCGTAACTACGAGGCCAAATTAATTGGTAAAGATAATTCGGTTAAGTATGTTTATCTCACGGTGGCCATGATCCCCGACACCCAGAAGAGTATGATCTCTGTTCTGGACATGACTGAATTACAGAAATCTAAAAGGGCCATTGAAGAATCACGGGAGAAGTTTAAAAGCATATTTGAAAATGCAGCTGAAGCTATTCTCTTATTTGACTGTGAAGGTAATGTTGTAGAAGTAAATAATAAATTTGAAGAAGTCTTTGGATTTAACAAGGATGAAATCATTGGAAAGAACTTCATGACCATTGTCTCCCTGATAGAAAAGGAGTATGAGGCAGCAAAGTCATTTTTCAATGGTTTACTTTCAGGAAAGGAATTAAAACAGGTTCAACTGGTGGTTAGGAATAAATATGGAAAAGAAGTGATCTTTCGGGCTCGGCCATCCATTATAAAAAATAAATGTGGAATTAATGGTGTTTTATTAATTATGGAAGATATCACCGGACTAAAAATGGTAGAAACCAGTCTTAAAAATTCTTTAGAAGAAAAAGAGGTTTTATTAAGGGAAATTCACCACAGGGTGAAGAATAATCTGCAGATCATCTCCAGTCTTCTGAGTTTGCAGCGAATCCAGGTAGAAGATGAGGAAACCGCGGCCATATTATGGGAATGCCAGGGGAGAGTCCGGACCATGGCCATGATCCACGAAAACCTGTACCAGTCCAAGAACATGGGCAACATACACTTTGGAAACTATGTAAATAAACTCTTAGAGGATATATTCAATTCTTATTGTGTGGATAAAAGATCCATCACCTTAGATACAGATATTGCCCGTGGAGAGATGGGTATTGAAACCGCCATGCCCTGTGGCCTCATAATCAATGAACTGGCATCCAACAGCATCAAACATGCCTTCCCCCAGGGAACGGGTAATATTAAGGTGGAATTAGAATCAGATAATGGGCTTTACGTCCTCAAAGTTGCCGATAATGGAATTGGCTTACCAGAAAATACTGATCCCAAAAAATCCAAGAAACTGGGTTTACTGGTGGTCCGTACATTGGTGAATCAATTAAACGGTGAAATGGAGATTGACCGCACCAGAGGTACCCAATACACCATCAAATTCCAGGAACTGTTTTATGAAAAATAA
- a CDS encoding DUF134 domain-containing protein produces MARPRRFRRISEEPQIRCFKPERDDLDSLKPIEILIDEFEAIRLRDYHDIQQKRSAEIMGVSQPTFHRILTSARKKIAEALINGNTIVIIGDQMIIYQCNDCGFQWQHPRKEYEQCPDCGSKNITVTKKDEYSETSPDSLPERRSYGGGGIGAGPPTVCKCPHCGYEAPKTRSVPCSNTKCPKCDTPLCGTP; encoded by the coding sequence ATGGCCCGACCAAGAAGATTTAGAAGAATTTCTGAAGAACCCCAAATACGGTGTTTTAAACCTGAAAGGGATGATTTAGACTCTTTAAAACCTATTGAAATATTAATCGATGAATTTGAAGCTATCCGTCTAAGAGACTATCACGACATCCAGCAGAAAAGATCCGCGGAGATAATGGGAGTTTCACAACCCACATTTCACCGTATATTAACTTCTGCCCGGAAAAAAATAGCAGAGGCATTGATCAATGGGAATACAATAGTTATAATTGGGGACCAGATGATTATTTACCAGTGCAATGACTGTGGATTCCAGTGGCAACATCCCCGTAAGGAGTACGAACAGTGCCCGGACTGTGGATCAAAAAACATTACCGTCACTAAAAAGGATGAATATTCTGAAACTTCCCCTGATTCCCTCCCGGAGCGGAGATCATACGGAGGAGGTGGAATTGGTGCAGGACCACCAACAGTTTGTAAATGTCCCCACTGTGGGTACGAAGCTCCTAAAACACGATCAGTCCCCTGCAGCAATACCAAATGCCCTAAATGTGATACACCCCTTTGTGGAACTCCTTAA